One region of Citrus sinensis cultivar Valencia sweet orange chromosome 6, DVS_A1.0, whole genome shotgun sequence genomic DNA includes:
- the LOC102612071 gene encoding glutathione S-transferase L3-like isoform X2 — translation MASVVYENLPPVLDSKSEQPPPPLFDGTTRLYMAYTCPFAQRVWITRNYKGLQDEIKLVAFDLQDKPAWYKEKVYPSNKVPSLEHNGKIIGESLDLINYVDSNFEGPSLLPDDPEKRKFAEELFSYSDTFIKDVSTSFKGDTAKEAGPAFDFLEKALDKFDDGPFFLGQFSLVDIAYIPFVDGYHMILSEGFKYDATVGRPKLAAWIEQ, via the exons ATGGCTTCTGT TGTGTACGAGAATCTTCCTCCAGTATTGGATTCAAAATCCGAGCAACCTCCGCCACCTTTATTCGATGGAACTACCAG GCTCTATATGGCTTACACGTGCCCATTTGCTCAGCGTGTGTGGATCACCAGGAACtataag GGATTACAAGATGAGATTAAGTTGGTTGCCTTCGATCTTCAAGATAAGCCTGCTTGGTACAAGGAGAAAGTTTACCCTTCTAACAAG GTGCCTTCACTTGAACATAATGGCAAAATTATTGGGGAGAGTCTTGATTTGATTAACTATGTTGACAGCAATTTTGAAGGGCCTTCGCTTTTACCTGAT GATCCTGAGAAAAGAAAGTTTGCTGAAGAATTGTTTTCCTACAGTGATACATTCATCAAAGATGTATCTACTTCATTCAAAGGAGACACGGCAAAAGAAGCTG GTCCTGCTTTTGATTTCTTGGAGAAGGCTCTTGATAAGTTTGATGACGGGCCATTCTTCCTTGGCCAGTTCAGTTTG GTGGACATAGCCTATATTCCATTTGTTGACGGTTACCACATGATCTTATCAGAAGGATTTAAGTATGATGCCACAGTAGGCAGGCCTAAACTTGCAGCATGGATTGAG CAATGA
- the LOC102610791 gene encoding protein MODIFIER OF SNC1 11, with product MAADAEKLATVTTTTDNAKASAEGNPKNNVGPMDLEQNPGAAVNSSAVEVKKNGNDSKTAVTITAVSPVSGDADLVTDTQKKIRRAERFGMPVQMSEEEKRNTRAERFGTGSKTQGSEVSKTSEELKRKARAERFGLPVPSSVSEEEAKRKARLARFAPYPKTDSVEEDKRKARALRFSKTSSSSVSQVNGKGNIEVEAKAAITGEADGVA from the exons ATGGCAGCAGACGCAGAGAAGCTCGCTACCGTCACCACCACAACCGACAACGCCAAGGCATCGGCCGAAggaaaccctaaaaataacGTGGGCCCCATGGATCTTGAGCAAAACCCTGGCGCCGCCGTTAATTCTTCAGCTGTCGAGGTCAAGAAGAACGGCAATGACTCTAAGACGGCCGTCACTATTACTGCGGTGAGTCCGGTGTCGGGGGATGCCGATCTGGTCACCGACACTCAGAAGAAGATCCGCCGAGCCGAGCGGTTTGGCATGCCGGTTCAGATGTCTGAGGAAGAGAAGCGTAATACTCGGGCTGAAAG GTTTGGAACTGGATCCAAAACGCAGGGATCGGAGGTATCAAAGACCTCAGAGGAGCTGAAGAGAAAGGCTAGAGCAGAGAG ATTTGGGCTTCCTGTGCCATCTTCAGTTAGTGAGGAGGAGGCAAAGAGGAAAGCTCGACTCGCCAGATTTGCACCATATCCCAAAACAGACTCTGTGGaagaagacaaaagaaaaGCTAGGGCACTTCG CTTCTCAAAAACCTCATCAAGTTCTGTGTCACAAGTGAATGGCAAGGGAAATATTGAAGTTGAAGCA AAGGCAGCTATCACTGGCGAGGCTGATGGAGTGGCCTAA
- the LOC102611781 gene encoding glutathione S-transferase L3-like produces MATTAQENLPPPLDSKAELPPLFDGTPRLYMSYSCPFAQRAWITRNYKGLQDKIKLVPLNLQDRPAWYKEKVYPVNKIPALEHNGKVIGESLDLIKYVDSNFEGPSLLPDDPEKRKFADELFSHIDTFTNDVYTSFKGDPAKQAGPAFDYLEKALDKFDDGPFFLGQFSQVDIAYIPFVERFQIFLSEEFKYDITAGRPKLAAWIEELNKLDAYKSTKADPKELVEFYRSRFVAKQ; encoded by the exons ATGGCAACCAC AGCGCAAGAGAATCTTCCTCCACCGTTGGATTCGAAGGCCGAGCTACCACCTCTGTTCGATGGAACTCCCAGGTTGTACATGTCTTACTCGTGCCCATTTGCTCAGCGTGCGTGGATCACCAGGAACTacaag GGATTACAAGACAAGATTAAGTTAGTTCCACTGAACCTCCAAGATAGGCCCGCTTGGTACAAGGAGAAGGTTTATCCTGTTAACAAG ATTCCAGCACTGGAGCACAATGGCAAAGTTATTGGAGAATCTcttgatttgattaaatatGTTGACAGCAATTTTGAAGGGCCTTCACTTTTACCTGAT GATCCTGAGAAACGAAAGTTTGCTGATGAACTGTTTTCCCACATCGATACCTTCACCAACGATGTGTATACTTCATTCAAAGGAGACCCAGCAAAACAAGCTG GTCCTGCTTTTGATTACTTAGAGAAGGCCCTTGATAAATTTGATGATGGCCCGTTCTTCCTTGGACAGTTCAGTCAG GTGGACATAGCCTATATTCCATTTGTTGAGAGATTCCAGATCTTCTTATCAGAAGAATTTAAGTATGACATCACTGCAGGCAGGCCTAAACTGGCAGCATGGATTGAG GAGTTGAACAAGCTCGATGCTTACAAGTCAACAAAAGCAGATCCAAAAGAACTCGTTGAATTTTACAGGAGCCGCTTCGTG GCCAAGCAGTGA
- the LOC102610291 gene encoding probable protein phosphatase 2C 38: protein MSNSTIYDYMMSSDYLKMVKPCWKSSYEDEDSGRIDGLLWYKDLGPHVYGEFSMALVQANSIMEDQCQLESGPLSSSNSGPHGTFVGVYDGHGGPETARFISDNLFQNLKRFASEHHEMSENVIRKAFAATEDDFLSLVKKEWPSKPNMASVGSCCLVGLICSGLLYIANVGDSRVVLGRAQRGTREVSAIQVSMEHNANIESVRDELHSLHPHDPQIVVLKHKVWRVKGIIQVSRAIGDAYLKRAEFNREPLASKFRLPEPFEEPIISAEPSILVHKLYPEDQFLIFASDGLWEHLSNEEAVDIVQNYPRHGIARRLVKAALKEAAKKREMRFSDLKKIDRGVRRHFHDDVSVVVIYLDPGLIDQNFNCSSPFSMRGGTGFHPHY, encoded by the exons ATGTCAAATAGTACTATATATGATTATATGATGTCAAGTGATTACCTGAAAATGGTGAAACCTTGTTGGAAATCGTCttatgaagatgaagatagtGGTCGTATTGATGGGTTGTTGTGGTATAAGGATTTGGGGCCTCATGTTTACGGTGAATTCTCGATGGCCTTAGTGCAAGCCAACAGCATTATGGAGGATCAATGTCAACTTGAATCAGGGCCATTGAGTTCCTCAAATTCCGGTCCTCACGGAACCTTCGTTGGTGTTTATGATGGACATGGAGGTCCTGAGACTGCAAGATTCATCAGTGACAATCTTTTCCAAAATCTTAAGA GATTTGCATCGGAGCATCATGAGATGTCGGAAAATGTTATAAGAAAGGCTTTCGCAGCAACAGAGGATGATTTTCTCTCCCTTGTGAAGAAAGAGTGGCCTAGTAAGCCAAATATGGCGTCTGTGGGATCGTGTTGTCTGGTGGGGTTAATATGCAGTGGATTGCTGTATATCGCGAATGTTGGGGATTCTCGAGTAGTGCTAGGgagagcacaaaggggcacTAGGGAAGTTTCTGCCATACAAGTATCCATGGAGCACAATGCAAACATAGAATCTGTGAGAGATGAGCTTCATTCACTGCATCCCCATGATCCACAGATCGTTGTCTTGAAGCACAAGGTTTGGCGTGTCAAGGGCATCATACAG GTGTCAAGAGCCATTGGTGATGCATATTTGAAGAGGGCAGAGTTCAACAGAGAGCCTCTAGCATCTAAGTTTAGATTGCCTGAGCCTTTCGAAGAGCCAATCATTAGCGCAGAGCCATCAATATTAGTACATAAACTCTACCCAGAAGATCAATTTCTCATATTTGCTTCTGATGGTCTATGGGAGCATCTTAGTAACGAGGAGGCAGTCGACATTGTACAGAACTATCCAAGACAT GGAATTGCTAGGAGACTTGTTAAAGCTGCACTAAAGGAAGCAGCtaagaaaagagaaatgagATTCTCAGACCTGAAGAAGATTGATCGCGGAGTGAGGAGACATTTTCATGATGATGTATCAGTCGTAGTCATATATCTAGATCCGGGTTTGATTGATCAGAACTTCAACTGCAGTTCTCCTTTTTCGATGAGAGGAGGTACTGGGTTCCACCCCCACTACTGA
- the LOC102611496 gene encoding thylakoid membrane protein TERC, chloroplastic isoform X2 — MGLASVIYSGVQAPHKFDSLLLRFSPTSTSQVPKLTSLLHFCNSQAPTFYSVSHNRRGQYSPLLACAKGTEQEDDLSTSEVGRSSSQSHENDNTSHSPTTVDDAERQIEGRESYTSSVKTVAFCVSTAVAFGLGVGFIEGASKASEFFAGYILEQSLSVDNLFVFVLIFKYFKVPVMYQNRVLSYGIAGAIVFRLSLILLGTATLQRFEAVNLVLAGILLFSSFKLFASEEDDTDLSDNFIVKTCQRFIPVTTYYDGNRFFTNQDGMRKATPLLLTVAVIELSDIAFAVDSIPAVFGVTRDPFIVFSSNLFAILAFHCSCLGFHWV; from the exons ATGGGATTAGCTTCGGTCATTTACAGTGGCGTTCAAGCTCCTCACAAATTCGATTCTCTTCTGCTCCGGTTTTCGCCGACCTCGACCTCGCAAGTTCCCAAATTAACCAGTCTTCTTCATTTCTGTAACTCCCAAGCTCCCACATTCTATTCAG ttAGTCATAACCGACGTGGCCAGTACTCGCCGTTACTTGCGTGTGCCAAAGGAACTGAACAGGAGGATGATTTATCTACTTCAG AAGTTGGGAGGAGCAGTTCCCAGTCACATGAAAATGATAACACATCTCATTCTCCCACTACTGTAGATGATGCAGAGAGGCAAATTGAGGGACGTGAATCTTACACATCATCTGTTAAAACCGTTGCTTTCTGC GTGAGCACTGCAGTGGCATTTGGTCTTGGCGTGGGTTTCATAGAAGGAGCTAGCAAGGCATCAGAATTTTTTGCTGG GTACATTTTGGAGCAAAGTTTGTCAGTGGACAATTTGTTTGTCTTTGTTCTGATATTCAAGTACTTCAAAGTACCAGTTATGTATCAG AATCGGGTGCTTTCATATGGTATTGCCGGTGCAATTGTCTTCCGTTTGTCATTGATATTACTTGGAACAGCTACCCTCCAG AGGTTTGAGGCAGTTAATCTGGTCCTGGCTGGAATACTTCTATTCTCATCCTTCAAG CTATTTGCCAGTGAAGAGGATGACACTGATCTATCTGACAATTTTATAGTGAAGACATGCCAAAGATTTATTCCTGTAACAA CTTATTATGATGGAAATCGATTTTTCACAAATCAGGATGGCATGCGGAAA GCAACACCATTGCTTCTCACGGTGGCAGTTATTGAACTCAGTGACATAGCCTTCGCT GTTGACTCAATTCCTGCTGTTTTTGGTGTTACGAGGGATCCTTTCATAGTATTTTCATCTAATCTGTTTGCCATCTTGG CCTTCCATTGCAGTTGTCTTGGGTTTCATTGGGTGTAA
- the LOC102611496 gene encoding thylakoid membrane protein TERC, chloroplastic isoform X1, which produces MGLASVIYSGVQAPHKFDSLLLRFSPTSTSQVPKLTSLLHFCNSQAPTFYSVSHNRRGQYSPLLACAKGTEQEDDLSTSEVGRSSSQSHENDNTSHSPTTVDDAERQIEGRESYTSSVKTVAFCVSTAVAFGLGVGFIEGASKASEFFAGYILEQSLSVDNLFVFVLIFKYFKVPVMYQNRVLSYGIAGAIVFRLSLILLGTATLQRFEAVNLVLAGILLFSSFKLFASEEDDTDLSDNFIVKTCQRFIPVTTYYDGNRFFTNQDGMRKATPLLLTVAVIELSDIAFAVDSIPAVFGVTRDPFIVFSSNLFAILGLRSLFTLISEGMADLEYLQPSIAVVLGFIGCKMILDYFGFHISTEASLSFVATSLSAGVLLSLMKKSD; this is translated from the exons ATGGGATTAGCTTCGGTCATTTACAGTGGCGTTCAAGCTCCTCACAAATTCGATTCTCTTCTGCTCCGGTTTTCGCCGACCTCGACCTCGCAAGTTCCCAAATTAACCAGTCTTCTTCATTTCTGTAACTCCCAAGCTCCCACATTCTATTCAG ttAGTCATAACCGACGTGGCCAGTACTCGCCGTTACTTGCGTGTGCCAAAGGAACTGAACAGGAGGATGATTTATCTACTTCAG AAGTTGGGAGGAGCAGTTCCCAGTCACATGAAAATGATAACACATCTCATTCTCCCACTACTGTAGATGATGCAGAGAGGCAAATTGAGGGACGTGAATCTTACACATCATCTGTTAAAACCGTTGCTTTCTGC GTGAGCACTGCAGTGGCATTTGGTCTTGGCGTGGGTTTCATAGAAGGAGCTAGCAAGGCATCAGAATTTTTTGCTGG GTACATTTTGGAGCAAAGTTTGTCAGTGGACAATTTGTTTGTCTTTGTTCTGATATTCAAGTACTTCAAAGTACCAGTTATGTATCAG AATCGGGTGCTTTCATATGGTATTGCCGGTGCAATTGTCTTCCGTTTGTCATTGATATTACTTGGAACAGCTACCCTCCAG AGGTTTGAGGCAGTTAATCTGGTCCTGGCTGGAATACTTCTATTCTCATCCTTCAAG CTATTTGCCAGTGAAGAGGATGACACTGATCTATCTGACAATTTTATAGTGAAGACATGCCAAAGATTTATTCCTGTAACAA CTTATTATGATGGAAATCGATTTTTCACAAATCAGGATGGCATGCGGAAA GCAACACCATTGCTTCTCACGGTGGCAGTTATTGAACTCAGTGACATAGCCTTCGCT GTTGACTCAATTCCTGCTGTTTTTGGTGTTACGAGGGATCCTTTCATAGTATTTTCATCTAATCTGTTTGCCATCTTGG GCTTAAGGTCACTTTTCACACTTATCTCTGAAGGTATGGCAGACTTGGAATATTTACAG CCTTCCATTGCAGTTGTCTTGGGTTTCATTGGGTGTAAGATGATCTTGGATTACTTTG GGTTTCACATATCAACTGAGGCATCTCTCAGTTTTGTAGCAACAAGTCTTAGTGCTGGCGTGCTTTTGAGTCTCATGAAGAAGTCTGACTAG
- the LOC102612071 gene encoding glutathione S-transferase L3-like isoform X1, producing the protein MASVVYENLPPVLDSKSEQPPPPLFDGTTRLYMAYTCPFAQRVWITRNYKGLQDEIKLVAFDLQDKPAWYKEKVYPSNKVPSLEHNGKIIGESLDLINYVDSNFEGPSLLPDDPEKRKFAEELFSYSDTFIKDVSTSFKGDTAKEAGPAFDFLEKALDKFDDGPFFLGQFSLVDIAYIPFVDGYHMILSEGFKYDATVGRPKLAAWIEELNKMDVYKQTKYFKDPKQLFEYYKIPFLQ; encoded by the exons ATGGCTTCTGT TGTGTACGAGAATCTTCCTCCAGTATTGGATTCAAAATCCGAGCAACCTCCGCCACCTTTATTCGATGGAACTACCAG GCTCTATATGGCTTACACGTGCCCATTTGCTCAGCGTGTGTGGATCACCAGGAACtataag GGATTACAAGATGAGATTAAGTTGGTTGCCTTCGATCTTCAAGATAAGCCTGCTTGGTACAAGGAGAAAGTTTACCCTTCTAACAAG GTGCCTTCACTTGAACATAATGGCAAAATTATTGGGGAGAGTCTTGATTTGATTAACTATGTTGACAGCAATTTTGAAGGGCCTTCGCTTTTACCTGAT GATCCTGAGAAAAGAAAGTTTGCTGAAGAATTGTTTTCCTACAGTGATACATTCATCAAAGATGTATCTACTTCATTCAAAGGAGACACGGCAAAAGAAGCTG GTCCTGCTTTTGATTTCTTGGAGAAGGCTCTTGATAAGTTTGATGACGGGCCATTCTTCCTTGGCCAGTTCAGTTTG GTGGACATAGCCTATATTCCATTTGTTGACGGTTACCACATGATCTTATCAGAAGGATTTAAGTATGATGCCACAGTAGGCAGGCCTAAACTTGCAGCATGGATTGAGG AGTTGAACAAGATGGATGTTTATAAGCagacaaaatatttcaaagatCCAAAACAGCTTTTTGAATATTACAAGATCCCTTTCCTG CAATGA